In Sesamum indicum cultivar Zhongzhi No. 13 linkage group LG1, S_indicum_v1.0, whole genome shotgun sequence, the sequence gtGATCGATGACGCAATGGTATTTGAGTTGACCTATAACGTGGGAGGCCAACCTCAATTAGGTTAGTTTGGTGATAGAAACTTGCGAAATAAATTCATCGTTGCGATCGTTCAGTACTTCCACATATATGTAAGCAAATCTACAGGTTTACATGGCAAGATTAGAGCTTTCCAAAAAAAAGGCATAATCATCCGTTGTCATAATAGGTGGGCTGGTGGAGTCGtgtaaaatgagaaaaaacaaagaatattTAGAGctcgtttggttgtgttttcgttttcattttcaggttCTAACAATtgtatttgtgtaaaaatgctttattggtttctgtgtgaaaattgagaatatgtttggattagttatttctaaatataagtatataggtgtgagaattaagaatataggtaaatgaatttttaatttgatataaatcaGTTATGAGGGTTGACCAAAATGGTTGGGAGagaaagtaattttatttgatttgaaacaagaaaagacataCTGACAAGATAAGACAAGTATGACCAACCCATGTgcctataatttcaaaaaactcaggattaaaataggaatgcattctcaatgaaaatgacttgaccaaacaaaattccaactaacaaaataatgaaaagtgaaaataatctCATTAAAAACACAACTAAGCGAGCTCTTAGATTCCACACtcttattttgtcatattcttattttttagggAGATTCGTTTTtgtatagttttttttattatttaatcgaTTATGTTAGGATGAACCAAACTCTTTATtagaacttatttttattagaattctATTTCATTAGCTATGtaagtaattaataactatcatttaaaaattaattacaaaattacttagttgtaattataaatttataatctacaattatatcaaaagGACATAATTGTAtcgtaaaaaaagaaagaaacataaaacaCTACAAATTATTTGCACCTTTATAATATACatagattattattttggtacattattataagaaaaattatttttttcgtcctttaattttaccctCTATTAGATTGAGTCCTGTAAGTATGCCCATTAACTAATTAGTActgtaaatttacaaaatgatgaaattaagtCCGATTTTAGGGTTTTCTTGTGAATTTTCTTGCAACTTTTAAGATTTATGCCGGAAATTACACGCAtgacaaaaattttctaaattatccAACTGTATCCTCCACGTGTAATGagttttggaggaaaaaaaaagaggtttTGTTCCCTCCAAAATATGTCCTGTATGGCTTTCAAGTCATGTCCAAGGtcacataatattaaaatttcaaaaaatttatacaattcaaCTACCATGTCACTTTTTTTcgaacaaaaatacaaatttctcGATCATCAAAAGACTATTTGTcactatttttcaaatttgcaGGACTAATTAGTTAATGGCATACTCATACGACTAAATTTAATAgaaggtaaaattaaaatacgaaaaaaataaattttccttattattattattatgatgatgatgattatgaATATATCTCATCATCGCTAGTGAAATATTTACGTTGTAGATGTAACAAGTAGGCCCTCTTGGAGATTATCTGGTAGacaatcatttaaattttttcatttaataactAAAGATTTTGGAATTtgtatttaacaaatatttaaaatttatttggaaatattaattagccaATTGCCCTAATATTACTGCAAAGGGTTCTTATGGTAATTTCACCGGacattcaaattcaagataTCCGTTAGAAACCAACCCAGAAAGATTGGAAGTCACACTACACACTGTTTCTCTTCACAACGGACCAATCATAAAATGAGGAACCCGGAACAAACAAACATCAATTAACCAACCTGTACCTAAGATTCACATCACAGCGCTGTTGCATTAACAGAAAGAAAACCCTTCAACTTTAAACAGAGCATTGGAGGTCCATTCTTCACTCCTGAACAACAATGGGAAAATTCAGAGCAAAATCCGATTACGAACAACTCAGGAAAGCTCGAATATCCGAAAATCAGGTCATTCTTGAATCTTGATCGTTTCTCTTTGCTGGTTTTcgattgaaaattatgttttcatttgtttgtttACCATGGTTTGTGAAGAACAGGCGAGATTGGCTTCTCTTGGGCTTCAAAAGACCATCCAGGAACTTAGATCGCTGAATTCATCGCCGAAATCAGATAAAATCCATGTCAGGAAATACAGCAAAGTTGATTATAGCTCCACCCCCTTGCGCCATTCGGCTCGATTGAGGGGAAAATCACCGCCACCACAAGGTGCAGAAAACCCGTGTAGTGATGTATAGATATTCTTGTTAGCTGATGTTAGTGTGGTTTCTTGGCTTTTGTTGGTGAAAGTATTGAGATTGGtgtgattttttttggttatgtGAAAAAAGGGGAATTGGCCTATTTCGAAGATAGTGATGGGAGTGAAAATGGCAAGAAGAGAGGGTCAAGTAGTGGGCATTTGGTGAGAGCTGAAAGGAGTTTGAGACGGCGGCATATTTCACCGGAAGCTTTGGCTCGGCGGTGCCAGAGCAAGGGCAGAGGGAGCTTGTATGATCCTGTTTATGGGATTTGTTGCCATTTCTGCAGGTTCTTTGTCATATTCTATTTTAACTAGTTTCTTGAGTAGTGGTATATATGTAGGGTGTTAATAAAGCTTCAAAATTGTGTTTGAACTTGCTTTGGTTGTTGACTGAATTGAGCTTGAACGAGGTTCAATTCAGTCAAATACAAGTTGAGCTCgagttatttgatttttaatctatttttgttttccaatCATCAAGTTTGACCCGAGCCTCAGATAATAAGGAACGAAAAAGTGTAGTTAAGCTTGGTTTGTCATGTTTAATGAACCGAGCGGAAATGAGCATTTAGCGATCCATCCGAAGTTCGAATCTCgaatactttaatattttcttcagcCTTATATGAATGTTTTTCCATGTGTTTGTGCTTGTCAGGGATTGTACTACTTCTCCATGTTCAGGGTGTTGAACTGTTGCTTCTGCTTTTGCTATTGTAAGATGACTTAAAACATGAAATTTAGTGGTGTCTGAGAATAGTATAAGAAGTCTTGAATGCATGAACTATTGAATAAGATGGTATTTCAGAATAACATGGTAACTCATTTCTGTTTATTCAGGACCCCTTTTTTACATGAATCCAGGATAAGTCTGCCCCTTCCTTGgataagaaataatatgtGCTTCATCTATGTTATTTGCACTTGTACTAGGTcatatgtttttcaaattagTCGTTCGTTTTTATGTCCACGTCGTGACCCCTTGCCATGCACTGATATACTGCAAGGTGAAACTTGATTTCGATTATTTTTAACTGTTACGTGCAACTACAGGCAAAAGAAGCTGTGTGGTGAAGAAGATTGTAAACGTTGCGGTAATCTGGACATGGATCAGCCCTGCATTGGTCAGTTGCATATCTTCGATTGTCTTCGTTGCAATTACTCAAATAGTTGTAACAGtgataattatacaaaaaccTTTTTACAGGCAAAACAGATTGCTCGAGTTGTCATTCCAGCAACGGCATTCTTTGCCGAGCTTGTCTGAAGGTCAGGTATGGTGAAGG encodes:
- the LOC105165735 gene encoding cell division cycle-associated 7-like protein isoform X2; amino-acid sequence: MGKFRAKSDYEQLRKARISENQARLASLGLQKTIQELRSLNSSPKSDKIHVRKYSKVDYSSTPLRHSARLRGKSPPPQGELAYFEDSDGSENGKKRGSSSGHLVRAERSLRRRHISPEALARRCQSKGRGSLYDPVYGICCHFCRQKKLCGEEDCKRCGNLDMDQPCIGKTDCSSCHSSNGILCRACLKVRYGEEMEQVRSNKEWMCPHCMEEKGINPYWLILPEET
- the LOC105165735 gene encoding cell division cycle-associated 7-like protein isoform X1; the protein is MGKFRAKSDYEQLRKARISENQARLASLGLQKTIQELRSLNSSPKSDKIHVRKYSKVDYSSTPLRHSARLRGKSPPPQGELAYFEDSDGSENGKKRGSSSGHLVRAERSLRRRHISPEALARRCQSKGRGSLYDPVYGICCHFCRQKKLCGEEDCKRCGNLDMDQPCIGKTDCSSCHSSNGILCRACLKVRYGEEMEQVRSNKEWMCPHCMEEKGINPYWVCNSSFCLKKRKMVPTGIAIFRAREMGYKSVAHLLMDELQRADKRV